A window from Moritella yayanosii encodes these proteins:
- the cobO gene encoding cob(I)yrinic acid a,c-diamide adenosyltransferase → MTEENSQDKHQQKMQKIQSTVAKRVDKATEERGILIVMTGNGKGKTCAGFGNIIRCIGHGFNAGVVQFIKGTWEAGEVKFIQQVRPDMPYHAMKTGFTWDTQDKTADIAAAEAAWVHAKAMLANPDLQMVLLDELTYMLSYQYLDLDEVLSAIRNRPVDQTVIVTGRSAHKELVAIADTVSEVREEKHAFRSGIKAQIGIDW, encoded by the coding sequence ATGACGGAAGAAAATAGCCAAGATAAACACCAACAAAAGATGCAGAAGATCCAAAGCACAGTCGCTAAACGTGTTGATAAAGCCACGGAAGAACGAGGTATTTTGATCGTGATGACGGGCAATGGTAAAGGTAAAACCTGCGCGGGTTTTGGTAATATCATTCGTTGTATTGGCCATGGTTTTAATGCCGGCGTGGTGCAGTTCATCAAAGGCACTTGGGAAGCAGGTGAAGTTAAATTTATCCAGCAAGTACGTCCAGATATGCCTTATCACGCCATGAAAACCGGATTTACCTGGGATACCCAAGATAAAACCGCAGATATCGCTGCCGCAGAAGCTGCATGGGTTCATGCTAAGGCGATGTTAGCTAATCCAGATCTTCAAATGGTGCTATTAGACGAACTGACTTACATGCTCAGTTACCAATATTTAGATCTGGACGAAGTACTTAGCGCTATTCGCAACCGCCCTGTCGATCAAACAGTTATTGTCACCGGCCGCAGCGCCCACAAAGAGTTAGTCGCAATCGCCGACACAGTGAGTGAAGTCAGAGAAGAAAAACACGCCTTTCGCTCAGGTATTAAAGCGCAAATAGGGATCGACTGGTAA
- a CDS encoding YdcH family protein encodes MQNEKHPLTHEFPEHAIDIATLKSDDPEFAALAKEYHKLDHHIYGLEASDIPTTDSHFSELKSRRVALKDQIYQKLIQGDF; translated from the coding sequence ATGCAGAATGAAAAACACCCTTTAACCCATGAATTTCCAGAACACGCCATCGATATCGCCACATTAAAAAGCGATGATCCCGAATTTGCCGCCCTCGCCAAAGAATATCATAAACTCGATCATCATATTTACGGCCTCGAAGCCAGTGATATCCCCACCACAGACAGTCACTTTAGCGAATTAAAAAGTCGCCGTGTCGCCTTAAAAGACCAGATTTATCAAAAACTAATTCAAGGCGATTTTTAA